The following coding sequences are from one Microtus pennsylvanicus isolate mMicPen1 chromosome 1, mMicPen1.hap1, whole genome shotgun sequence window:
- the Dnajc28 gene encoding dnaJ homolog subfamily C member 28: protein MINTVCMKMAQILRPHLINASLIPHGVKMLSDSGSRMISTHKSKKKMKEYYRLLNLDEGCSADDVRESFHKLARQYHPDSGSNKADSATFIKIEEAYRNVLSHVIEQRQARQNKAEDTEEEDKFKYSTPQHRHYLSFEGVGFGTPSQREKQYRQFRADRATEQVMEYQKQKLQREHFANSITVKDVRQSKEQKITQAIERLVEDLIQESMARGDFDNLTGKGKPLKKFSGCSYIDPMTHNLNRILIDNGYQPEWILMQKEIKDTIEQLREGLLVSRKKLGNPLTPEGQKQWNQACEQFQDNIQKLNKRISDFNLIVPILTRQKVHFDAQKEVIRVQKMYEAFIEANESTDEKPAHVSQEEEKAPRVKTGFLNWLTLWKFIKI, encoded by the coding sequence ATGATAAACACAGTATGCATGAAGATGGCTCAGATCTTAAGACCACATCTCATAAATGCTTCACTGATTCCTCACGGGGTAAAGATGCTGTCAGATTCTGGATCTAGGATGATCTCAACCCATAAATCAAAGAAGAAGATGAAAGAATATTATAGGCTGCTGAATCTAGATGAAGGATGCTCTGCAGATGACGTCAGGGAGTCTTTTCATAAGCTTGCCAGACAGTATCATCCAGACAGTGGCTCTAATAAGGCTGATTCTGCAACATTTATAAAGATCGAAGAAGCTTATCGGAATGTGCTTTCCCACGTGATAGAGCAAAGACAGGCCAGACAAAACAAAGCTgaagacacagaagaagaggACAAATTCAAATACAGTACACCTCAGCACCGGCATTACTTAAGCTTCGAAGGCGTTGGCTTTGGGACACCAAGTCAGCGAGAGAAACAGTACAGACAGTTTAGGGCAGACCGTGCCACGGAGCAGGTGATGGAATATCAAAAACAGAAACTTCAGAGGGAACACTTTGCCAATAGCATAACTGTCAAAGACGTAAGACAGAGCAAAGAACAAAAGATAACTCAAGCCATAGAACGCCTGGTGGAGGACCTCATCCAGGAATCGATGGCCAGAGGAGACTTTGACAACCTCACCGGAAAAGGAAAACCTCTGAAGAAATTTTCTGGCTGTTCATATATTGATCCCATGACTCACAACTTAAACAGAATATTGATAGATAATGGATACCAACCAGAGTGGATTCTGAtgcagaaagaaatcaaggataCCATTGAGCAACTTCGAGAAGGACTGTTAGTATCTAGGAAGAAACTTGGGAACCCTCTGACACCCGAAGGGCAGAAACAGTGGAACCAAGCCTGTGAGCAGTTTCAAGACAACATCCAAAAGCTAAACAAGCGAATCAGTGATTTCAACTTGATTGTTCCCATCCTCACCAGGCAGAAAGTCCATTTTGATGCCCAGAAGGAAGTGATCAGAGTCCAGAAAATGTACGAGGCCTTCATAGAAGCAAATGAAAGCACAGATGAAAAGCCAGCCCACGTtagccaggaagaagagaaagcgCCCAGAGTCAAGACAGGCTTTCTAAACTGGTTGACTTTGTGGAAATTCATTAAAATTTGA